The following proteins are encoded in a genomic region of Ovis canadensis isolate MfBH-ARS-UI-01 breed Bighorn chromosome 12, ARS-UI_OviCan_v2, whole genome shotgun sequence:
- the BLZF1 gene encoding golgin-45, which yields MTTLESLETKVILTPSPIRGAGDGMETEEPPKSIEVTPGIQPITHHILQSPRKKAVPSESPGVLQLGKILAEKAVEVEAVRILVPKAAITHNIPYKNAKVKSLGHHKGELLGQPEGVTEPRKELSEVKNTLEKLKNSERRLLQDKEGLSNQLRVQSEVNRELKKLLVASVGDDLQYHFERVAREKNQLILENEALGRNIAQLSEQLERMSIQCDVWRSKFLASRVMADELTNSRAVLQRQNRDAQSAIQDLLSEREQFRQEMIATQKLLEELLVSLQWGREQTYYPSGQPHSTAELALTNHKLAKAVNSHLLGNVGTNGQKKVPSTVEFCSTPAEKMAETVLRILDPVTCTESSPDNPFSESSPTTLLATKKNIGRFHPYTRYENITFNCCNHCQGELIAL from the exons ATGACTACTCTTGAAAGCTTAGAAACCAAAG TCATCCTAACTCCATCCCCAATCCGAGGAGCGGGAGATGGAATGGAAACTGAGGAGCCACCTAAATCTATTGAAGTTACTCCTGGAATCCAACCTATAACACATCACATCCTTCAAAGTCCACGAAAGAAAGCAGTCCCATCAGAGAGCCCAGGAGTTCTTCAGCTAGGGAAGATTCTTGCTGAAAAAGCCGTGGAAGTCGAAGCTGTAAGAATATTAGTTCCCAAAGCCGCTATAACCCATAATATCCCCTACAAAAATGCAAAGGTTAAGTCTCTGGGACATCATAAAGGAGAACTTCTTGGCCAGCCAGAGGGAGTCACAGAACCCAGAAAGGAACTGTCCGAGGTAAAGAATACATTGGAAAAGCTCAAGAACTCTGAAAGGAGATTGCTACAGGACAAAGAAGGCCTTTCAAATCAGCTCAGAGTACAGTCAGAG gtcaATCGTGAGTTAAAAAAGCTGCTCGTGGCTTCTGTTGGGGATGACCTTCAGTATCACTTTGAACGTGTAGCCCGTGAGAAAAATCagcttattttagaaaatgaagccCTGGGTCGAAacattgctcagctttctgaaCAGTTAGAACGGATGTCGATACAGTGTGATGTGTGGCGAAGTAAATTCCTCGCAAGCag GGTTATGGCAGATGAGTTAACCAACTCCAGAGCAGTTCTGCAGCGTCAGAACCGTGATGCACAGAGCGCTATACAAGATCTCCTGAGTGAACGGGAACAGTTTCGTCAGGAAATGATAGCTACGCAGAA GTTGCTGGAGGAGCTCTTGGTCTCTTTGCAGTGGGGAAGGGAGCAAACTTACTACCCTAGCGGGCAACCTCACAGCACGGCAGAACTGGCATTAACAAATCACAAGTTGGCAAAAGCAGTAAATTCTCATCTTCTGGGAAATGTTGGCACTAATGGTCAAAAAAAGGTTCCATCAACAGTTGAATTCTGCAGTACTCCAGCAGAAAAAATGGCTGAAACg GTTCTACGCATTTTGGATCCAGTTACATGTACAGAAAGCTCACCTGATAATCCATTTTCTGAGTCTTCACCAACCACCTTACTtgctacaaagaaaaatattggacGATTTCATCCCTATACAAGATATGAAAATATAACTTTCAATTGCTGCAATCACTGCCAGGGAGAACTTATTGCCCTTTAA